The proteins below come from a single Psychrobacter sp. FDAARGOS_221 genomic window:
- a CDS encoding phospholipase D-like domain-containing protein, with the protein MAELMSWSQSITAIDWAWTGVAIHVLLTLFMIVRILSTQRNTGIAIAWLVLLFAIPFLGIIAYILVGEPFLGKSYKSRNAQAQRLLKGLAKREAIQLAKVDDTLPERYQGVSRIGTYDTGFGVYDQHTMQLLTCADRMFDSLIDDINQASSLIVMEFYIIYPKGRVQQVFQALINAAKRGVECQILADSVGSFIFFSDEWHTKLSEAGIIIHQSLPVGLFKTLFKRTDLRNHRKIVVIDDNIGYTGSFNLVDPEFFKQDKDVGQWIDLMMRIESNKSVSVVTALTAVSVTDIGAESSRNLQLLSERIEETVNTYTRKLYKPKPAINDVNDKASGYLARQISSFNLSDEYGRDFKTSHKRVTITPASEDDDKVDSSVASAIDFLQPLAHLKPVDNVLAQLIPSAPRITEHVIYHTLLTIFHRANHSIQITTPYFVPDEALLAALTTAAKRGVEVTLILPKKVDSFLVQHASQSSYSILMEAGVNIALFKGGLLHAKTVVIDDDYCLFGTVNMDMRSFYLNMEVSLALYTPQIVSQVIACQKAYLTQCEMLDLQSWRARPRYKQLFDSGIRLFSPLL; encoded by the coding sequence ATGGCGGAACTGATGTCGTGGTCTCAATCCATTACTGCGATCGATTGGGCATGGACCGGGGTGGCGATTCACGTGCTACTCACCTTGTTTATGATCGTGCGCATCTTATCGACTCAGCGTAATACAGGGATTGCTATTGCTTGGTTAGTGCTGCTGTTTGCGATTCCTTTTTTGGGTATCATCGCCTATATTTTGGTGGGTGAGCCGTTTTTAGGTAAAAGCTATAAGTCTCGTAATGCTCAAGCCCAAAGGTTATTAAAGGGGTTAGCAAAACGTGAAGCTATTCAGTTGGCTAAGGTTGATGATACCTTGCCGGAGCGCTATCAAGGCGTCAGTCGTATCGGCACCTATGATACCGGCTTTGGGGTTTATGATCAGCACACCATGCAGCTTCTTACCTGTGCCGATCGCATGTTTGACAGCCTGATTGATGATATTAATCAGGCAAGCTCCTTGATAGTGATGGAGTTTTATATCATTTACCCCAAAGGCCGGGTACAGCAAGTGTTTCAGGCGTTAATTAATGCAGCCAAAAGAGGGGTAGAGTGTCAAATTCTCGCTGATAGTGTGGGGAGTTTTATCTTCTTTTCAGATGAATGGCATACTAAGCTCAGTGAGGCAGGTATCATCATTCACCAGTCGTTGCCGGTCGGGCTATTTAAAACCTTATTCAAACGTACCGACCTGCGTAATCACCGCAAAATTGTGGTAATAGATGACAATATCGGCTATACCGGTAGCTTTAACTTGGTTGACCCTGAGTTTTTTAAACAAGATAAAGATGTCGGGCAGTGGATTGACTTGATGATGCGCATTGAGAGCAATAAATCGGTGAGTGTGGTGACCGCCCTAACCGCAGTCAGTGTCACCGATATAGGCGCTGAAAGTTCGCGTAATTTACAGCTGCTGAGTGAGCGTATTGAAGAGACGGTCAACACCTATACCCGAAAGCTGTATAAGCCCAAGCCGGCGATTAATGATGTCAATGATAAGGCGTCTGGATATTTAGCGCGTCAAATATCCTCTTTTAATCTAAGTGATGAGTATGGACGTGACTTTAAAACCAGTCACAAAAGAGTGACTATTACTCCGGCTTCAGAAGACGATGACAAAGTGGACAGTAGTGTTGCCAGTGCCATTGATTTTTTGCAGCCGCTTGCTCACTTAAAGCCAGTTGATAACGTATTGGCACAGCTCATTCCTTCGGCGCCACGTATTACTGAGCATGTCATCTATCATACATTGCTGACTATTTTTCACCGTGCCAATCACAGCATTCAGATTACCACGCCTTATTTTGTGCCTGATGAAGCACTGCTTGCTGCGTTGACCACAGCGGCTAAGCGTGGGGTCGAGGTGACTTTAATATTACCTAAGAAAGTAGATTCATTTTTGGTGCAGCATGCCTCGCAGTCTTCTTACTCTATTTTAATGGAAGCAGGGGTCAATATTGCCTTATTCAAAGGCGGCTTACTGCATGCTAAGACAGTGGTGATAGACGATGATTACTGTTTGTTTGGTACGGTTAATATGGACATGCGCAGCTTTTATTTGAATATGGAAGTTAGCTTAGCGTTATATACACCGCAAATCGTGTCACAGGTCATCGCTTGTCAAAAAGCCTATCTAACTCAATGCGAGATGCTTGATTTGCAAAGCTGGCGTGCGCGACCTCGTTACAAACAGCTATTTGATTCAGGTATTCGCTTATTTAGTCCTCTGTTATAA
- a CDS encoding DNA topoisomerase IB: protein MTTSRSPSTDAVPNTEQTDSRHDYQALAARAQLRYVSDDEPGYTRKRWGKGFTYKDALGNTVKDKVLRRRFESLAIPPMWSEVWICQYDDGHLQCTGRDEKGRKQYLYHQQWDKVRDDAKFDAVIGFGEVLPKLRAQIENDLEAPELSRANVLAAVVKLLETTLIRIGNSRYAKQNNSYGLSTLRSRHVSETEEGLAFDFVGKSAKEHHIELQDERLIDIVQACSDLPGYRIFKYIDEAGEKQVVESQDINEYLRTHTGHEYSAKDFRTWMASVLAASYLYEHADDEVLATEADSQQRQQLVVDMVKAVAESLGNTPSVSRASYIHPQIISRFLQADFIESYKQSRQGRSKKYQSLDEKALLAFLTTSK from the coding sequence ATGACCACATCGCGTTCACCGAGCACAGACGCTGTCCCCAACACTGAACAGACAGACTCGCGCCATGATTATCAAGCGCTGGCAGCACGTGCACAATTGCGTTATGTCAGTGATGATGAGCCAGGATATACGCGTAAGCGTTGGGGCAAGGGCTTTACTTATAAAGACGCGTTGGGTAATACCGTCAAAGACAAAGTGCTACGCCGACGCTTTGAGTCGTTAGCGATACCGCCAATGTGGTCTGAGGTGTGGATCTGTCAGTATGATGACGGGCACCTGCAATGTACCGGACGCGATGAAAAAGGGCGCAAACAATATCTGTATCATCAGCAATGGGACAAAGTGCGTGATGATGCCAAATTTGATGCAGTGATTGGCTTTGGTGAGGTACTGCCTAAGCTGCGTGCACAAATTGAAAACGATCTTGAAGCCCCTGAGCTGAGCCGAGCGAATGTGCTAGCGGCGGTGGTCAAGCTATTAGAAACTACGTTAATTCGAATCGGTAACAGTCGTTATGCCAAGCAAAATAATAGCTATGGGCTGAGTACCTTGCGCAGTCGTCATGTCAGTGAGACCGAGGAGGGACTGGCGTTCGATTTTGTCGGTAAAAGTGCCAAAGAACATCATATTGAGCTGCAAGATGAGCGTTTAATTGACATTGTGCAAGCCTGCTCTGATTTACCTGGATATCGTATCTTTAAATATATTGATGAGGCCGGTGAGAAACAGGTTGTCGAAAGCCAGGATATTAATGAGTATCTAAGAACCCATACCGGTCATGAATATAGTGCCAAAGATTTTCGCACTTGGATGGCATCGGTGTTGGCAGCGTCTTATTTATATGAACATGCTGATGACGAGGTGCTAGCAACTGAGGCAGACAGTCAGCAGCGCCAGCAATTGGTCGTGGATATGGTCAAAGCGGTGGCAGAAAGCTTGGGTAATACCCCGAGCGTGTCGCGTGCCTCTTATATTCACCCACAAATTATATCGCGTTTTTTGCAAGCTGATTTTATCGAATCTTATAAGCAAAGCAGGCAAGGGCGGTCTAAAAAGTATCAGTCATTAGACGAAAAAGCTTTGTTGGCTTTTTTAACCACAAGCAAGTAA